The Alosa sapidissima isolate fAloSap1 chromosome 8, fAloSap1.pri, whole genome shotgun sequence genome contains a region encoding:
- the osmr gene encoding oncostatin-M-specific receptor subunit beta isoform X4 has product MDQALWCTCLILAIICNGWCKGFDFMDFTPIKFKLYPQDHQHIVVNWTVDSALENVTYEIQVARTENFNLIESVNISTKSQNSEEPFQTWTWTSKLPLQCTDHSVRMRLIYNYNSTFVDSWSQWKTHTDEGAHDVWDEPQIFPSEEVFQERSEVYFCCVAPRDAQVTSITFNRTRYPLISISSQVKAIAVDNLNITSELGVSLVCLDSKGDEGITSNFVTFPPQKPRNVSCETEDLKVWSCRWDPGRPPNLHKRHVHHYALLVENSGHDLIRCDMSSCSFLAVSHLSEYYVTVVVTSSLGQEMESIKFHALDRVFPVAKSLSVIPDVHQANVSWTIEGNFTKIPMICQVQIIPEGNVLTIEQTGGLALHFSCQLENLKPSTQYSVKVQCAVSGRRWRKWAGPLFFNTHPLVLLDIWRSIQALPSGRRVILTWRTYTSDMQLDVKSYEIRLQQENSLGTLWTNTTSVNPQVNQTEFFIDEQGCNISVYANITAGISVASHIFIPPAKHSENAVIPKRVVGSVRTGFMLSWTEDPSAVCGYTVEWCHNGSGVLPCTPSNLQWQTVRRSNTSLSLKAGSFMGGCRYTFNVLRCREDGHHLIETHIGYLQEQTPTQFVQIQNYPVVTSSSATIEWSFPEDDPRHPGFISGYLVTFQNGHWSDQNHNSYNLSIDNPHRKSITVNSLWESREYSFCVQPCTSAGPGPSTCRTFRTSPDYTHFWVKILIPVIFLFGCCILLWPYWKRLRSTVVEIFTHPTKVNVNVLQLDSSLYETSERIRALTVEDCLCCDLEIIEVKPGVAECKCLVYPNEASCSFAPLTACCCTELTDDVWGDPVSERGVSVCNFTYSPTFTEVSFCRSSFSSDGLTEGQPVQPHDTCTTDYVVSAEDQDATGPIVFST; this is encoded by the exons ATGGATCAGGCGTTGTGGTGTACATGTCTTATACTTGCGATCATTTGTAACGGCTggtgcaaaggttttg ATTTTATGGACTTTACACCGATTAAATTTAAATTGTATCCACAAGATCATCAACATATTGTGGTAAACTGGACAGTAGACAGCGCACTTGAAAATGTTACTTATGAAATCCAAGTGGCCCGCACAGAGAACTTCAACCTAATTGAAAGT GTAAACATAAGCACTAAATCACAAAACTCTGAAGAACCATTCCAAACTTGGACATGGACATCGAAATTGCCTTTACAGTGCACTGATCACTCTGTGAGGATGAGACTTATCTACAACTACAACTCTACTTTTGTAGATTCCTGGAGCCAGTGGAAAACTCATACAG atgAAGGTGCTCATGATGTCTGGGATGAGCCGCAGATATTTCCATCTGAAGAGGTTTTCCAGGAGAGATCTGAAGTATACTTCTGTTGTGTGGCACCAAGGGACGCCCAAGTCACCAGCATAACCTTCAACAGAACACGATACCCCCTCATCAGCATCAGTAGCCAGGTCAAAGCCATCGCAGTGGACAATCTTAATATCACCTCTGAACTGGGGGTCAGCTTAGTTTGTCTTGACTCCAAAGGCGATGAGGGCATCACTTCAAACTTTGTCACTT TCCCTCCACAGAAGCCCAGAAATGTGAGCTGTGAGACGGAGGATTTGAAAGTCTGGAGCTGTAGATGGGATCCTGGAAGACCGCCTAACTTGCACAAGCGCCACGTGCACCACTATGCTCTGCTTGTAGA GAACTCAGGCCATGATCTCATCAGGTGTGACATGTCCTCATGTAGCTTTCTGGCTGTTTCACACCTGAGTGAGTATTATGTCACTGTGGTGGTAACAAGCAGTCTAGGGCAAGAAATGGAGAGCATCAAGTTCCATGCACTGGACAGAG TTTTTCCAGTTGCCAAGAGTTTGTCTGTGATTCCTGACGTGCATCAAGCGAATGTCTCTTGGACTATAGAAGGGAACTTTACAAAGATTCCAATGATTTGTCAAGTCCAAATTATTCCTGAGGGAAATGTCTTG ACCATTGAACAGACTGGAGGTTTAGcgctacacttttcttgtcaacTGGAAAACTTAAAACCCAGCACTCAGTACTCTGTGAAGGTACAATGTGCAGTTTCTGGGAGAAGATGGAGGAAGTGGGCTGGCCCACTATTCTTTAACACAC ATCCCCTGGTTCTTTTGGACATCTGGAGGAGTATACAAGCCCTTCCAAGTGGTCGCCGTGTCATTTTAACATGGAGGACA TATACCAGTGACATGCAGCTTGATGTCAAGTCATATGAAATTCGACTGCAGCAGGAGAACAGCCTGGGAACGTTGTGGACTAACACAACGAGTGTTAACCCACAAGTTAATCAGACTGAGTTCTTCATCGATGAGCAAGGGTGTAACATTTCTGTCTATGCCAACATCACAGCTGGAATCTCTGTTGCATCTCATATTTTCATCCCTCCTGCAAAACACTCTG AAAATGCTGTTATCCCAAAAAGGGTGGTTGGCAGTGTCAGAACTGGGTTTATGCTGTCATGGACAGAAGATCCTAGTGCTGTATGCGGGTACACAGTAGAGTGGTGTCACAATGGGAGTGGTGTACTGCCTTGCACCCCTAGCAACCTTCAATGGCAAACAGTGCGCAGAAGTAACACATCCTTATCACTCAAAGCAG GATCTTTTATGGGCGGCTGCAGATATACATTCAATGTGTTAAGGTGCAGAGAGGATGGACATCACctgattgagacacacattggctACTTACAGGAACAGA CACCCACACAGTTCGTACAAATTCAGAATTATCCAGTGGTGACATCTTCCTCTGCCACAATTGAATGGAGTTTTCCGGAAGATGATCCCCGGCACCCCGGTTTCATCTCAGGCTACCTTGTGACTTTTCAGAATGGCCACTGGAGTGACCAGAATCATA ATTCCTACAACCTTTCAATAGACAACCCACACAGGAAATCCATCACAGTCAACAGTCTGTGGGAGAGCAGAGAGTACAGCTTCTGCGTCCAGCCATGTACGTCAGCAGGCCCTGGCCCCTCTACGTGCCGCACATTCAGAACCTCCCCTGACT ACACTCACTTTTGGGTGAAGATTTTAATCCCGGTGATATTCCTTTTTGGTTGCTGCATTCTTCTTTGGCCATATTGGAAAAG ACTGAGGAGTACAGTTGTGGAGATTTTCACGCATCCAACCAAGGTGAACGTGAACGTATTACAGCTGGACAGCTCTCTTTACGAG ACGAGCGAGAGGATTCGAGCCCTGACTGTGGAAGACTGTTTGTGCTGTGACCTTGAGATCATAGAGGTCAAGCCTGGCGTGGCAGAGTGCAAGTGTCTGGTCTATCCCAACGAGGCCAGTTGTTCTTTCGCCCCGTTGACGGCCTGCTGCTGCACAGAGCTGACCGACGACGTGTGGGGCGATCCCGTTAGTGAGAGGGGCGTGAGTGTGTGCAATTTCACATACTCGCCGACCTTCACAGAGGTGTCATTTTGTCGGTCATCGTTCAGCTCAGATGGTCTCACAGAGGGACAGCCTGTCCAACCACACGACACATGTACCACAGACTATGTTGTGTCTGCAG AAGATCAGGATGCCACGGGCCCAATTGTATTTTCAACGTAA